A region of Bacillus cabrialesii DNA encodes the following proteins:
- a CDS encoding iron-hydroxamate ABC transporter substrate-binding protein has protein sequence MKKNTLLVGMLVLLLMFVSACSGTASKGSSSDSASEKTEMRTYKSTKGNVKIPAHPKRIVTDFYAGELLSVGANVVGSGSWSFDNPFLKSKLKDVKDVGDPISVEKVMELQPDLIVVMNEENVDKLKKIAPTVVVPYNTAKNVQDTVSMFGDIAGAKDEAKSFMADFNKKAEAAKKKMAGVIEKDATFGIYENTDKGEFWVFNDNGGRGGQAVYNALGLKAPEKIEQDVIKKGEMKQLSQEVIPEYAADYMFITDYNPKGESKTLDKLKDSSIWKNLDAVKHNRVFINDFDTFYPYDPISVSKQVDIITDMLIKRAKENKK, from the coding sequence ATGAAAAAGAACACATTGCTCGTGGGCATGCTGGTGCTGCTTCTCATGTTTGTCAGTGCTTGCAGCGGCACGGCTTCGAAAGGAAGCTCAAGTGATTCAGCTTCCGAAAAGACAGAAATGAGAACATACAAATCAACAAAAGGGAACGTCAAAATTCCTGCACATCCGAAACGCATCGTAACTGATTTTTATGCTGGAGAATTGCTGTCTGTCGGGGCAAATGTGGTGGGCTCGGGCTCATGGTCATTTGATAATCCGTTTTTAAAATCAAAGCTGAAAGATGTGAAGGATGTCGGTGATCCGATCAGCGTTGAAAAAGTCATGGAGCTTCAGCCTGACTTAATTGTTGTCATGAATGAAGAGAATGTCGATAAATTAAAGAAAATCGCTCCAACTGTAGTCGTTCCTTATAACACAGCGAAAAACGTGCAGGATACGGTCAGCATGTTCGGAGATATCGCGGGAGCGAAAGACGAAGCAAAATCATTTATGGCTGACTTTAACAAAAAAGCAGAAGCAGCCAAAAAGAAAATGGCAGGCGTCATCGAAAAGGATGCAACTTTCGGTATTTATGAAAACACCGACAAGGGAGAATTCTGGGTGTTCAATGACAATGGCGGACGCGGCGGCCAAGCTGTTTACAACGCGCTTGGATTAAAAGCGCCTGAAAAAATTGAACAAGATGTCATCAAAAAAGGAGAGATGAAACAGCTCTCTCAAGAGGTCATTCCTGAGTATGCCGCAGATTATATGTTCATTACGGACTACAATCCGAAAGGCGAAAGCAAAACACTCGACAAGCTGAAGGACTCCTCTATCTGGAAAAACCTAGACGCTGTCAAACATAACCGCGTGTTTATCAATGACTTTGACACGTTCTACCCGTACGATCCGATTTCCGTCAGCAAACAGGTGGATATCATCACCGACATGCTGATCAAACGGGCCAAAGAAAATAAAAAATAA
- a CDS encoding YxeA family protein → MKKALAVSAVLAAAVAICGLLFFHTDVTDRFNPFIHQQDVYVQIDRDGRHLSPGGTEYTLDGYNASGKKEEVTFFAGKDLRKNAYLKVKAKGKYVETWEEVRFEDMPDSVQSTLN, encoded by the coding sequence ATGAAAAAAGCATTGGCGGTCTCGGCTGTTTTGGCTGCCGCTGTCGCAATATGCGGGCTTCTCTTTTTTCATACCGATGTTACAGACAGATTTAATCCGTTTATTCACCAGCAAGATGTCTATGTTCAGATTGATCGAGATGGCAGACATCTTAGCCCGGGCGGTACTGAGTATACATTAGACGGATATAATGCATCCGGGAAAAAAGAAGAAGTGACCTTTTTCGCCGGTAAAGACCTTCGGAAGAACGCGTATTTGAAGGTGAAGGCGAAAGGAAAGTATGTCGAGACATGGGAAGAAGTCAGGTTTGAAGATATGCCGGATTCCGTACAGTCAACATTAAATTGA
- the yxdM gene encoding ABC transporter permease YxdM, whose amino-acid sequence MTFLQFAYKNVTRNKRAYLAFFLSSAFSVLIFFTFAMFLFHPALKEGYLNNIAKKGLTAAEWMIFVFSFLFVLYSVNAFLKSRNKEFGILLMQGITPGQLRKLITAENMFIGVMSIAAGVIGGFIFSKTFFTVGAYILEIDALPLYMPWKALGITAGGFLLLFFLLSQFTILFVRSNTVIKLIKGTDKIKPEPKPSVLLSLFGIACLCGGYGMVLKGNVHGTQPFIILLLTVIGTYFFFSQSSIWILRALKKWKTFYLRGKNVIWVSDLVYRLKDNARLFFIVSIISAVAFTATGVLAMYKSTVGAEESAYEMEYISFSNNPKEQTHLKDIDHELKTHGFTYKKDKIEVSYVRYQEGESVPPVYMIRESEVSKYFHVKLNGLKHDEAVYFPGTYDRNFKNEAPDQLKLLNRKGKPSDQKLSVKEVEKPLISLNAIIAVNDQTFDQLKSLGDKASLYGYSYDHWKDSLGISQSLKNEIYGNYIDVHSDFMAKAGTYYDTVQLPSLSLFIGLFIAIVFFVAAASFLYFRLFTDSDEDRERYRSLAKIGLSEREMSQSVTIQLAILFFFPFVIAVMHTLFALRTLAVEGYSDVAGPLSFTIGGFFIFQLLFFLAVRSSYLKKMNK is encoded by the coding sequence ATGACCTTTCTTCAGTTCGCTTATAAAAACGTCACGAGAAACAAAAGGGCCTATCTTGCATTCTTTTTAAGCAGCGCCTTTTCCGTTTTGATTTTCTTTACCTTTGCGATGTTCTTGTTTCATCCGGCATTAAAGGAAGGTTACCTGAATAACATCGCAAAAAAAGGATTAACCGCCGCGGAATGGATGATCTTTGTTTTTTCTTTCTTATTTGTTCTGTATTCGGTTAATGCATTTTTGAAATCGAGAAATAAAGAATTCGGCATCCTGCTTATGCAGGGCATTACCCCGGGGCAGCTGAGAAAGCTCATTACGGCGGAAAACATGTTCATCGGCGTCATGTCGATTGCAGCCGGGGTGATCGGAGGATTCATTTTTTCAAAGACGTTCTTTACGGTCGGCGCTTATATTTTAGAAATAGACGCGCTGCCTCTGTATATGCCTTGGAAAGCGCTAGGTATTACGGCCGGCGGATTTCTGCTCTTATTTTTCCTTTTATCGCAGTTTACGATCCTTTTTGTCAGATCAAATACCGTTATCAAATTAATAAAGGGCACTGACAAGATCAAGCCAGAGCCGAAGCCGTCAGTGCTTCTGTCCTTATTCGGCATCGCCTGCCTGTGCGGCGGGTACGGCATGGTTCTGAAAGGCAATGTCCACGGGACTCAACCGTTTATCATTTTACTGCTCACCGTCATCGGCACGTATTTCTTTTTCAGCCAAAGCAGCATCTGGATTCTGCGCGCCTTAAAGAAGTGGAAAACCTTTTATTTGCGCGGGAAAAATGTCATTTGGGTTTCCGATCTTGTCTATCGTTTAAAAGACAACGCCCGCCTGTTCTTTATCGTCAGCATTATTTCCGCAGTTGCGTTTACGGCTACGGGCGTGCTCGCGATGTACAAATCGACCGTCGGGGCGGAAGAGTCCGCTTATGAGATGGAGTATATATCTTTCAGCAACAATCCAAAAGAACAGACTCATTTGAAAGATATTGACCATGAACTGAAAACACACGGCTTTACGTATAAGAAAGACAAAATAGAAGTTTCCTATGTTCGCTATCAGGAAGGAGAATCAGTTCCCCCTGTTTACATGATCCGCGAATCGGAGGTATCAAAATACTTCCATGTCAAGCTGAACGGGCTGAAACATGATGAGGCTGTCTATTTCCCGGGCACGTATGACCGCAATTTCAAAAACGAAGCGCCGGATCAGCTGAAGCTGCTGAACCGAAAAGGCAAGCCGTCTGACCAAAAACTGTCGGTAAAAGAAGTCGAAAAACCGCTGATTTCATTAAATGCCATCATCGCGGTGAACGATCAAACCTTTGATCAGCTTAAATCACTCGGCGATAAAGCGTCATTATACGGTTACAGTTATGATCATTGGAAAGACAGTCTTGGGATCAGCCAATCCTTAAAAAATGAAATTTACGGCAACTATATCGACGTGCATTCTGATTTTATGGCAAAAGCCGGGACGTACTATGATACGGTGCAGCTGCCGAGCCTGAGTTTATTCATCGGGCTGTTTATCGCGATCGTCTTCTTTGTCGCGGCAGCAAGTTTCTTATATTTCAGGCTGTTCACCGATTCAGATGAAGACCGGGAGCGCTACCGTTCGCTGGCCAAAATCGGTTTGAGTGAGCGTGAGATGTCACAAAGCGTGACGATACAATTGGCGATTCTCTTTTTCTTTCCATTTGTCATCGCAGTCATGCATACGCTGTTTGCTTTGAGAACATTGGCTGTGGAAGGGTATTCCGATGTAGCGGGGCCGCTCAGTTTCACGATCGGAGGGTTTTTCATTTTTCAGCTTCTGTTCTTCCTCGCGGTGCGGTCAAGCTATTTGAAAAAAATGAACAAGTAA
- the yxdL gene encoding ABC transporter ATP-binding protein YxdL — protein sequence MANMLEVKHINKTYKGQVSYQALKQISFSIEEGGFTAVMGPSGSGKTTLLNIISTIDRPDSGDILIHGENPHRLKRTKLAHFRRKQLGFVFQDFNLLDTLTIGENIMLPLTLEKEAPSVMEEKLHGIAAKLGIEDLLNKRTFEVSGGQRQRAAIARAVIHKPSLILADEPTGNLDSKASKDVMETLQSLNQDDHVTALMVTHDPVAASYCRRVIFIKDGELFNEIYRGENRQVFYEQILDVLSMLGGNANDLSSVRL from the coding sequence ATGGCGAATATGCTTGAAGTCAAACATATAAATAAAACCTATAAAGGACAAGTGTCCTATCAAGCCTTAAAGCAAATTTCATTTTCAATAGAAGAAGGCGGGTTCACGGCGGTGATGGGACCGTCCGGCTCCGGAAAAACAACGCTTTTGAATATCATTTCAACGATCGACCGTCCGGATTCAGGCGATATCCTGATTCACGGAGAAAACCCGCACCGGCTGAAGCGGACAAAGCTCGCTCATTTCCGTCGAAAGCAGCTCGGATTTGTGTTTCAGGATTTCAACCTTCTGGACACGCTGACGATCGGTGAAAATATCATGCTGCCGTTAACGCTTGAAAAAGAAGCGCCGTCTGTAATGGAAGAAAAACTGCACGGTATCGCGGCAAAGCTCGGAATCGAAGATCTGCTCAACAAACGGACGTTTGAAGTATCGGGAGGCCAGCGTCAGCGGGCCGCCATCGCAAGAGCGGTCATTCATAAGCCGTCACTCATTTTGGCCGATGAACCGACGGGAAACCTTGATTCCAAAGCGTCAAAAGACGTCATGGAAACGTTGCAGAGCCTGAATCAAGATGATCATGTCACGGCTTTGATGGTGACCCACGATCCGGTTGCGGCAAGCTACTGCCGCCGCGTCATCTTTATCAAAGACGGCGAACTGTTTAATGAGATTTACCGCGGGGAAAATCGCCAAGTATTTTATGAACAAATTCTTGATGTGCTGTCTATGCTGGGGGGAAACGCAAATGACCTTTCTTCAGTTCGCTTATAA
- the yxdK gene encoding two-component system sensor histidine kinase YxdK: MKLFLRSHTVLILLFLLQGLFVFFYYWFAGLHSFSHLFYILGVQLLILAGYLAYRWYKDRGVYHWLSSGQEGTDIPYLGSSVFCSELYEKQMELIRLQHKKLHETEAKLDARVTYMNQWVHQVKTPLSVINLIIQEEDEPVFEQIKKEVRQIEFGLETLLYSSRLDLFERDFKVEAVSLSELLQSVIQSYKRFFIQYRVYPKMDIRDDHLIYTDAKWLKFAIGQVVTNAVKYSAGKSDRLELNVFRDEDRTVLEVKDYGVGIPSQDIKRVCDPYYTGENGRLFQESTGIGLHLVKEITGKLNHTVDISSSPGEGTSVRFSFLTKM, encoded by the coding sequence ATGAAGCTGTTTCTCCGGTCCCATACAGTGCTGATTCTGCTTTTTCTCCTTCAAGGGCTGTTTGTCTTCTTTTATTACTGGTTTGCGGGTCTTCATTCTTTCTCTCACCTGTTTTACATATTGGGCGTGCAGCTTCTTATTTTGGCGGGCTATCTTGCCTATCGCTGGTACAAAGACCGCGGCGTGTATCATTGGCTCAGCTCGGGGCAGGAAGGGACGGACATCCCGTATCTCGGTTCTTCAGTGTTTTGTTCAGAGCTGTATGAAAAGCAGATGGAGCTGATTCGGCTGCAGCACAAGAAGCTCCATGAGACCGAAGCTAAGCTTGACGCGAGGGTGACGTATATGAATCAATGGGTGCACCAAGTAAAGACGCCGCTGTCGGTCATTAATTTAATCATTCAAGAAGAGGATGAGCCTGTTTTTGAACAAATCAAAAAAGAGGTTCGGCAGATTGAATTCGGGCTGGAGACGCTTCTTTATTCATCAAGGCTCGACCTGTTTGAGCGGGATTTTAAAGTCGAAGCGGTTTCCTTATCAGAGCTTCTCCAATCAGTCATTCAAAGCTATAAACGATTTTTTATTCAATACCGCGTTTATCCGAAAATGGACATTCGCGATGATCATCTGATTTACACTGATGCGAAATGGCTCAAATTTGCGATCGGCCAAGTGGTTACAAATGCGGTCAAGTATTCGGCAGGCAAGAGTGACAGACTGGAGCTGAATGTCTTCCGCGATGAAGACAGGACAGTGCTTGAAGTCAAAGATTACGGTGTCGGCATTCCCTCGCAAGACATCAAGCGGGTGTGTGATCCTTATTATACCGGTGAAAACGGGCGGCTTTTCCAAGAATCTACGGGAATCGGCCTCCATCTCGTCAAAGAAATTACGGGCAAGCTCAATCATACGGTGGACATCAGCTCATCTCCCGGTGAAGGGACATCAGTTCGATTTTCATTTCTTACAAAAATGTAA